In Lolium rigidum isolate FL_2022 chromosome 7, APGP_CSIRO_Lrig_0.1, whole genome shotgun sequence, the DNA window GCTTACGCCTAGCGCTTTTTCCAACTAAACAATCAACTACTGTTCGACTTGTTCTTGATATTTCTGTGTCTAAAGGGTGAAGCCTAAGACAGTTGATCGTCAAGAACGTGTTTCATCATGGCGTTCTGGAGGAAGAAGTCTACTGTGCATCATATTTTCAAATTGGACTAGTCTCTTCATGGTTTaaagcaccccccccccccccccggttggTATTCTCGATTAAGCTCAAAATTGCAAGAACTTGGCTTCATACCTTCCAATGCTAATGCATCATTGTTTCTCTTTAACAAGTCAGGTATCATAATGTTTATTCTGATATATGTTGATGGCATTATTGTGGCTAGTTCCTCTGATTCGGCCACCTCAGCCCTGATACATAATTTGAGCGTGCACTTTGCACTCAAGGATCTTGGTGACTTGCATTTTTTGTTGGTATTGAGGTCAAGAAATATTCTAGTGAACTCGATCATCTTGACACGGGAAAAATATGTTGCAGATTTTTTCAAAAAGGTTGACATGCTACATTGTACAACTAGCCCCAGTCCACTATCAAGCACGGAGTTGCTCTTGGCCCTGAGGATagtaccggaaattcaattcggcacatgggagcatatgctcctgccactggAAAACATTCTCAaatgttcaaaaaaaatcaaaaaaaaaatttctcacttacgtatcaacattttacgtgcgcacatcaagtcttGCGAAAAATCGACATTTTTTTTGActtgtataaaaaagacaaatcaaacgtctcgtacacaacctttttttacacaaaaatttgtcttttttacagatgACACTtaaaatgtcggttttctgtgaAACCACTTTCTGAACGTGTAAAATTTCAAGATGTATCCACTAAATTTTatgttcaaatttttcaacattttaaaagtacATTTAAAACAatgtttaaaaaccgggagcatatgctcccgggtgccaaaacggcACTCCCATACAAACTACTAAGTATTGTTGGTGCATTATAGTATTTGACACTAACATGACCTGCTTTATCCTTCTTAGTGAATAAAGTTTGTTAGTATCTTCATGCACCTACCATCACTCATTGGACATCAATTAAATGTATACTACGGTATATTAAAGGTACAATCAAAGTTGGTTTAACTTTTCAGAGATTTTCTTCTATTCTCCTCACTACCTTTTCAGATGTAGATTGGCCATGCCGCCTTGATGATAGACATTCCACTGGTGTTTTTGTTGTGTTTCTTGGTCCAAATCTAATCTCATGGAGAGCTAGAAAACAAGCCAATGTCCCATTCCAGTACAGAAGCAGAGGGTAAGGTGTTGGCCAATGCCACCACTGAATTGATTTGGATTGAAGCCTTAGTTCGAGAATTAGGAGTATCTCTTCGACATCGTCCATGTCTTTGGTGTGACAATCTTGGTGCCACATATTTATCTGCAAATCCCATCTTTCATGCACAGATAAAGCATTAGAAATTGACTATCACTTTGCCAGAGAACGAGTTGCTGAGAAACTTCTTGATATAAGGTTTATTTCTACCAAAGATCATCTTGCAGATGGTTTCACAAAAAGCTTAGGTGTTAAGAATCTAGATGAGTTTAAGCGTACTCTCAACCTCTCTCGATGTTTAGATTAAGGAGGGTTGTTAAGCTATGTAATATCCATATATGCGCTAGTATAGTGTAGTATTCTACCCATATGTATAAACCTTGTATATACCTCGTGTAGGGTTTTTTCTACACCTACATAAACATGCAACCCAACCTAGGTAGAGGCCACGGTTCCATCCTTACGCACATGAACAACAAatgtcaaaaacataaaaaaaaattatacagAGAAATAGCATATATGAAAATATTAGAAAAGTGCTTATTTTAAGCGTTCCATCCATTTTACTTCTAAATCTGAGAGATTAGAAAAACACAAGTTTATTCAAAGTAGGATAGCAATATGTACGATACATATTGGTTatggaagtgagcctagctcacttggttagggaagtggatataCAGCCCAACCACCCAGGTTCGGGTCCCTAGGGACGTGAATTTAGgttcttattattaaaaaaacaaaatcactgtaggggcttcccctaccgtatccCTTTCAAAATAAAATTGTACGATACATATTCTTTTGGAATAAAACCTGAAGTTTCAAGAAAAATCAcattttctaaaacaaaatcacgAATCTTCCTCAACTTCTTCTTTTCCCATATTGTCATTAAGAAGTCTAGGATTTCCAacattttttttgcattgttcAACTAGTAAATCTTATTTTTCTACTTAGCAGTTTTTTACGGTAATTTCTTGTGTTGCTTGTGTTGCCAAGTATCCAAAAATGCTTTGATTCGAGGAAGGAACAAAATCTTCCTAGTTTTGGGCTTTTGGCCTAGTTCGACACTGTAAAAGCTGATACAGTATTCAACTAGCCATGAGGAGCAATACACAAACCTTTTTCCCTTCTTCAGTGCCGCGAGTGAGAATAATTTCAACAATGCATTTTTCAAAAATTTGCAGCTGCATGTAAGCATGTTCGTGTCGAACCACTATGTGCAAATTGCAGCTGTCTGTGCATCAAGAGGAAATTCACCGATGCTTTGTGGAGTCGGCTCGCGGGCACCGTTGTCGGACGAGGAGCAGACagctttcttctttctttctcactCTAAAAGTCAAACTCACCGTCTCACTTACCACCGGGGCCCACCGTATCCCGCCCCTGCCGTGCGCGCGCCTTTGTGGGCCGCGAGTTGTGACTCCCCACTAAAAACAATCAGACAGCTCTCACCGTCACCAAACTAGACTAAAGATTTCTCCACCTACGAAACAACCCTATAGCATCACTGACAGACTGACCCACTGTTTGGCTGTCCTACATGTCAGCCACTCTAAAGAACGCAACAGCAAGAGCAACGCGTAGCAAAACCATCAGGATTAAGCATCAAACTAATCTTTCCCTTCCCCTCTTCCCAAACAAAAGCAAAATCAAATCGAAACGGAATAAAACCCCTCTTCCCCAAGCACTAATCCGGACGCGAATGCTGCGCCGGTGAGGAGATCTGCAGCGCCCGTGGGCAtcaccggcagcggcggcggtggcgggcagGCATGGAGGCccagaacggcggcggcgggggctcgCCGGTGGTCCTCAACGTCTACGACTTGACGCCCGTGAACAACTACCTCTACTGGCTCGGCCTTGGCGTCTTCCACTCCGGGATCGAAGGTTTTGATCCTCTGTCCTTCCTCTCCATGTACTTGCTGGAACTTGATTTGGTTCGTAACTTCGTACTGTACATGGATGATGTGCGGATAGCTGCTTTGATTACCTTGCTTGGAAACATGCCAGATGTTATGTAGAATTGTAGACGATAAATGCTGCCAGGGAAAAGCTATTTCCAGTTGTGCGGGGTGTAGGGGAAAACCAATAATGAAAGAACAATAGTGAATTATGATGATGCATGTGTGCATCTATTGGCAAGGGTTGGTGGCATACCCCTGGACAGAATTGTGAGTGAGGTTTTCGTGCCAGCATTATCAGAAGAAGTATTGATTGACATGGTATTGGCAGTTTGGCACATTTCCTGTATGTGACAAGCTAAAAGTAGTAGGTGGGTATTGAGCTGAAATAACCAAATGGTAGAGTTATAGCCTTTCTCTAGCCTTTATGACTAGTTCTGTTCATTGAAAGCAATCTACATGTTACTGATCGGGCCGATTCGGATACGGAAATACGGCATTTTGAAAAAGCATGGATATGAGGATACGTTTTAGTAGCTTTCTAAATTAGAAATAAATTTACGCTTTTATCTGTATCAGTTTTTGTTGCTTGTACTGAGTTATGAGCTTGAACTCATTGTTTTATTGTTAATGGAAATGAACAGTTCATGGTTTCGAATATGGGTTTGGAGCACATGATCTACCAACAAGTGGGGTTTTTGAAGTGGAACCAAAATGCTGCCCTGGCTATGTCTACAGAAAGTCGATATGGATGGGCACAACCGCGATGTCTAGGGCAGAATTCCGCTCATTCATCGAAACTCTCGCGGGGAAGTACAGCGGCAATACctatcatttgatttcaaagaacTGCAACCATTTTACAGATGAGGTCTGTAAGAACATTACCAAAAAATCAGCCCCAGGATGGGTAAACCGGCTAGCAAGAGTGGGTCAGTATCACTAGCTTTACGTCTTTTTTATCTCCCTGGCTTGCTCAGAACAACTGATTGTATTTTGTTAAATTATTAGGTTCCTTTCTCAACCGTCTTCTACCAAAAAGCATTCAAGTCTCTACTATTAGTCACGGAGCAACTTGTCCTGCATACTCTGGTGAGATTGTGTCTCCTGCCTACATTTTACTTAATTTGCTCAGATAGTTGCCTGCTACTATTTTGAGTTAAATTGTATGCAGTTATTAGCTACAGCTtgttgtgtagtaattcacattcTAAATGACCTGTATACTTCAAGATGTTAATATACATTTTAGTGCTATTGTTCATTGTATGTTTTGATGCATACCTCTGAATTTTCCTACTAACAAATAATAACAGAACATTCTGGTTACCCAATAAATATGGTTGTGTAGTGCTAATACGTTTTGTTTTCTGCCTTGCCattttctgttaaaaaaaatcCTTGGCTATTAGGTTGGATTTATTCTTCATTGCGTACTGATCGTATTTACAGATTCGATGTGAAAAAAGAATTATCCATGGTGTTACTCTTGTTGGGGAAACTTACATAGTGCAGAGAACAATATTAAAGATTCTTGGTTTCTACTGAATCAGTACTATTTCCCTAGTCACTTAATATTTTCATGGAGTACTTACATTTGTGTCCCTTGTTATATTTGCTACTCCTGTATTTTCTAGCTACTAGTTACTGACATTCTTCCTTTTCTTTGCCATAAATGCTAATATTTGGCTGTTCTTGATTTTGTACTAGATGATGATATGGATTCAATATCTTCATCCATTACTGGGGATAGTGATGTGGATGAGCTGGACCAACACCTGCTACCAGAAGCGGTCGTTGATCTTCACTCTATACATGtgacaccaaaacttcccaaagatCTCTGAATTCTCTGATCATTTTGGTTCCCTGCCGCAGTTTAACAGTTGTACACCGCAAAGGGTGGAGCCGACGTTTTGTGCCTTTCCTCGACCTAATAAACAATGCCTTCAG includes these proteins:
- the LOC124674692 gene encoding deSI-like protein At4g17486, which translates into the protein MEAQNGGGGGSPVVLNVYDLTPVNNYLYWLGLGVFHSGIEVHGFEYGFGAHDLPTSGVFEVEPKCCPGYVYRKSIWMGTTAMSRAEFRSFIETLAGKYSGNTYHLISKNCNHFTDEVCKNITKKSAPGWVNRLARVGSFLNRLLPKSIQVSTISHGATCPAYSDDDMDSISSSITGDSDVDELDQHLLPEAVVDLHSIHVTPKLPKDL